From the genome of Hydrogenovibrio kuenenii DSM 12350:
TTAACATACTGCCACGCTTTAATATCAGGTTCCCGAAACTCATCCGAGCTGATAACTGTTGCTTGAGGAAGATCTTCTTGTTCATCAATGCTTGATGAAACATCTCCATTTTCAGTCTCGCCTGACATAAATTACACAAACTCCTCACCACCGCCAGGCATAACAATCTTATCTTCATCTGCAAGACGTCTGACCGTTTGAATAATAGATCTTTGCGCATCTTCCACATCGCTGAGTTTGACTGGGCCACTCATCTCTAATTCTTCTCTGAGCATCTCTGCTTGTCGTTTAGACATATTACCTAAGAATAGATCGATCATATCCTGATCAGCTCCCTTCAGAGCGACTTTCAGCACATCATTTGGAACTTCTGCCAAGATAGTCTGAACACCACGGGGTTCAATACCACTGATATCTTCAAAGACAAACATTTTATCTTGAATCGCCTTACTAACATCTTCATGTTCAACAGCAATATCATCCAATACACGAGAATCAACACCGCCACCAACAAAGTTAAGGATTTCGGCAGCTTTTTTCTCACCACCAATTGTGGCTAATTTGCCACCTTCACCATCACTTGAAGCGTTTTGAATAACATCATTCAAATCAAATAACGCTCTCGGCTGAATTGTTGTCAATGTTGCAATACGATAAACGATTTCAGATTGAAAGCGCTCAGGAAGCCCTCTCAAAATTTCCGCTGATAAATCCGGTTCAAAGTAAGACAAAACAATGGCTGTAACCTGAGGATGCTCATTACGAAGCATATTCGAAATAGTTGAAGGGTGCATCCATTTCAAAGCTTCTAGACCCTTAATCTGATCGCCCAACATGGCGGCATCCATCAAACCACCACCACCTTCACCGAGAGCATCAACCATAAGCGATTGCGCATATTCAGTTGGGTTCACACCAAGTGCATCTTCACCCAACTCAGACATGAAGTCATGCATAACATAATGAATGTCACTATGAGAAACATCAGAAACTCCAGTCATTGCCGTACCAATTTGCTGAACTTCTCTAGGGTTCAAATGGGCCAATACTTTTGATGCTGTATCCTTGCCAAGCGCCAACAAAAGAATAGAGGCCTTCTCTAAACCTGTTAATTCTTTTTCTTCGACCTCTTCAATATTTGATTTAGCCATGACTATTTACCTTTCTCACTCGGTCTCATCCATTGCTTAATAATATGAGAAGCGACTTTTGGGTTAGCTGCAACAATAGCTTTAACCTTTTCAATAATTTCTTTTTCTTCTTGCGATTCTTCTTGAACTTCTTCCGCAGTCGCTTTGACTTCTTCATTCATTTGTTCAAGTGCTTTTGAAATTTCATCTGCATTTTCAAGCTCTTCATCTTCTAGAGCCACATCCTCAAGATAGTCAGAATAAACTTCTTCTTGCTTAGACAAATCTCTTAACATTGGGCGAATCACACCAAAGATAATAATGAGTACAGCCAAGCCAGCAAGCACTTGTTTAACCAAGTTCCAGAACCAAGATTGTTCCCATATCTTCGGTACTTCATAAGGCTGTTGAACTTCAGGTGCAAATGAAGCATTAACAATACTTAAAGTGTCTCCACGTGTTTCATCCAAACCTACTGCATCACTAACCAACTGACGATAACGCTTCAATTCATCTTCTGTGAGAGGTTTTTTACTGGTTTTTCCATCTGCACCAATATCTGTTTTGTCATCAATAACAACAGCAACAGACAATCTTTGTATAGAACCAACTGCATTTTTAATATGAGAAACAGTTCGATCTAATTCATAATTTTTTGTACTTTTTTCTTTTGAACTTTGTACATTACCTGCAGCTCCTGATTTCTTATAACCTGTCTCAGGTGCAACACCCGCTCTTGGCGGTTGATTGGTTAATGCACCTGGAATACCGCCGGGACTAGGTTTATTGTTAATTTCTTTAACTTCTTGCTCAGAACGGATGGCTTCTGGATCGGGTTGATAGTTTTCTCTGGTCTGTTCTTGTTGGGTAAAGTCCATCTCAGCAGTTACTTGAGCACGCACTTTGTGATTTCCACCCACAATTGGTGATAACAACTGAATTATTCGACGTGACAAGGTATCTTCAATCTGACGAGTATAAGCTAGCTGCTTGAGACTGCTACTCATACCACCAATCTGCTGGTCACTCGTCAACAAATTACCTTGTTGATCCACAACCGTTACATTTTTGGGTTGTAAGTTAGGAACACTGGATGACACTAAATAAACAATTGCATTCACTTGTTCATCATTTAGCCCTCTTCCAGGATAAAGCGATACAACAACAGAAGCTGTCGCTTCACGCTGCTTTCTGACAAATACAGAACGTTTCGGCAAACCAAGCATGACTCTCGCTGTTTTAACCGAGTTAATACTTTCAACAGACTTTGCTAACTCGCCTTCCAAGGCTCGATGATATTGTGTGGTTTCTTTAAACTGGGAAATTCCATAGCCCT
Proteins encoded in this window:
- the fliG gene encoding flagellar motor switch protein FliG, translating into MAKSNIEEVEEKELTGLEKASILLLALGKDTASKVLAHLNPREVQQIGTAMTGVSDVSHSDIHYVMHDFMSELGEDALGVNPTEYAQSLMVDALGEGGGGLMDAAMLGDQIKGLEALKWMHPSTISNMLRNEHPQVTAIVLSYFEPDLSAEILRGLPERFQSEIVYRIATLTTIQPRALFDLNDVIQNASSDGEGGKLATIGGEKKAAEILNFVGGGVDSRVLDDIAVEHEDVSKAIQDKMFVFEDISGIEPRGVQTILAEVPNDVLKVALKGADQDMIDLFLGNMSKRQAEMLREELEMSGPVKLSDVEDAQRSIIQTVRRLADEDKIVMPGGGEEFV
- the fliF gene encoding flagellar basal-body MS-ring/collar protein FliF; this encodes MAEQSAMDSNLNTVKPSAASTLVKNLTSLSVAKQVSLVIALAAAVSLAVGIVLWSQEKNYTLLFGSMDAKDLTEVVQTLDQQKVPYKLDEGSGAILVPDDVVHSLRLKLAAQGYPKQAPTGYQILDQEQGYGISQFKETTQYHRALEGELAKSVESINSVKTARVMLGLPKRSVFVRKQREATASVVVSLYPGRGLNDEQVNAIVYLVSSSVPNLQPKNVTVVDQQGNLLTSDQQIGGMSSSLKQLAYTRQIEDTLSRRIIQLLSPIVGGNHKVRAQVTAEMDFTQQEQTRENYQPDPEAIRSEQEVKEINNKPSPGGIPGALTNQPPRAGVAPETGYKKSGAAGNVQSSKEKSTKNYELDRTVSHIKNAVGSIQRLSVAVVIDDKTDIGADGKTSKKPLTEDELKRYRQLVSDAVGLDETRGDTLSIVNASFAPEVQQPYEVPKIWEQSWFWNLVKQVLAGLAVLIIIFGVIRPMLRDLSKQEEVYSDYLEDVALEDEELENADEISKALEQMNEEVKATAEEVQEESQEEKEIIEKVKAIVAANPKVASHIIKQWMRPSEKGK